The DNA region CACCCTGTCCAGCGTGGAGCGGGTCAACGGCCGTTCCCCGCATGCGCTTCGCGGCCGGCCGCACTTCCGCGATCTCACCCCGCTCCACCCGAGGCAACGGCTGCGGCTGGAGACACCGTCCGGCGGTGCCGCGATGCGTCTCGTCGACCTGGTCGCGCCGATCGGCAAGGGGCAGCGCGGGCTCGTCGTCGCGCCGCCCAGAACCGGAAAGACGGTGCTGCTCCAGCAGGTCGCCGCCGCCGTCGCCGCCAACCACCCCAAGTGCCACCTGATGGTGGTGCTGGTCGACGAACGCCCCGAGGAGGTCACGGACATGCGCCGGTCCGTACGGGGCGAGGTGCTCGCCTCGACGTTCGACCGGCCCGCGAAGGAGCACATCGCACTCGCCGAACTCGCGGTCGAACGTGCCAAGCGGCTGGTCGAGCAGGGCCAGGACGTCGTCATCCTGCTCGACTCGCTCACCCGCCTGTGCCGCGCCCACAACAACGCCTCCGCCGCAGGCGGACGCACCCTCAGCGGCGGCGTCGACGCGGCCGCACTGCTCGGCCCCAAGCAGCTCTTCGGCGCCGCACGACTCGCCGAGGAGGGCGGCTCCCTCACCATCCTGGCCACCGCGCTGGTGGAGACGGGCTCCCGTGCCGACGACTACTTCTTCGAGGAGCTGAAGAGCACCGGCAACATGGAACTCCGGCTCGACCGCGCCCTGGCGGACAGGCGCACCCATCCGGCCGTGAACATCCCGGCGTCCGGCACCCGGCGCGAGGAACTCCTCGTGCCGGAAGGCGAGTTGCGGGTGGTACGGGGACTGCGGCGCGCACTGCACGCCAGGGACCCGCGGACCGCGCTCGAAACGCTGCTGGACCGGATCCGCCACACCCCGGACAACGCGGCGTTCCTCCGTTCCGTCCACCGCACCGTCCCGGAAGCCTGAGCCTGTCCGGGCCGCGCCGGCGATCAGGTGCCGGTGTGCAGCGAGGCGGTGTGTTCACGGACCTCCGCCGGTGTGAGGTAGGGGTACGTGTGCTCGAAGTCGCGTAGCTTGGCCGGCTGCCGGGACAGGAAGCCGGTGCGTACGAAGTCGTCGCCCGCGACGGCGTTGAGGATCCAGTTGGTCATGACCCGCGCCTTGGCGACATTGGTGCGCAGTGCCGACCAGTGGTAGCCACGGGCAACGGCCTGTGCGGGGACTCCGTGCAGCTCGACGCCGAGCGGTTTGGAGACCGCGTCCTTGCCACCGAGGTCCACGACGAGGCCGAGGTCCTTGTGGACGTACGGCTTCAGCGGCTGGTGCCGCAGTGTCGCGATGAGGTTGTCGGCGAGCCTGCGGCCCTGGCGCATGGCGTGCTGTGCGGTGGGCGGGCAGACCGCTCCGTCGCCCTTGCTCAGGTCCGGCACGGCCGCGCAGTCGCCGAGGGCGAAGACGCCGTCGAAGCCCGGCAGGCTCATCTCTGGTGTGACGGCCAGCCGGCCGCGTACCGTCTCCGCGTCGAACGTGCTGACCAGCGGACTCGCCGCGACGCCCGCCGTCCAGATCAGGGTCCGGCAGGGCAGCACCCGGCCGTCGGTGAAGGTGACCTTCGCCGGGGCGGCCTCGGCGATCGAGACCCCGAGCGACACCTCGATGCCGCGTGCGCGCAGCACCTCCAGGGCGCTCCGGCCCAGCTTGTCCCCCAGCTCGGGCATCAGCTTCGGGGCGATGTCGATGAGATGCCACTTGATCAGCTTCGGGTCGAGCCGCGGGTAGTGCCTGACCGCGTTGCTGGTGAGGCGCTGCAGACAGGCCGCCGTCTCGGTGCCCGCGTAGCCACCGCCGACCACCACGAACTGCAGCCGCGAAGCCCGTTCGTTCTCGTCGTGGCTGGCGTCCGCGAGGTCGAGCTGGGCGATCACGTGGTCCCGTACGTAAGCGGCATCGGCCAGGGTCTTCATGCCCCGTGCGTTGTCCAGCAGCCCGGGGATGTCGAAGGTGCGGGTGACGCTCCCGGCACTGAGCACGATGTAGTCGTAGGGCTCGTAGACGATCTCGTCGGTGATCTTGCGGATGACGCAGATCTTCGCCTCGGGATCCACACCGATGGCCCCGCCCGGAATGATCCGGGTGCGGTGCTTGCGGCTGCGGCGCAACGAGACGGCGACCGACTGCGGGGTGAGCACACCCGACGCCACCTGCGGCAGCAGGGGGAGATAGAGCTGGTACGAGAACGGGGCGACGAGCGCGATCTCCGCCTCGCCCGGGATGAGCCCGCGCTCCAGACGGCGTACGCACTCCACTCCGGCGAATCCGGCGCCGACAACGAGGATCCTGGGTCGTGCCACGGTGTTCGTCCCTTCTCGGGCCTGTACGTTCATCCGTTCGCCTGCCCCGTCGCACGCGCCCGTCCTCTCTCATCTTCACGAGCCGCGGGCGAGTTCGCCTGCTGGGGGCGGCGGACGGACGACACACCCGGTCAGCGGGTCAGCAGGGTGACCGCGGTGCAGGTGCCGCCGACCGCGCCGACGAGCACGACACCGGTGGCCACGCAGCGTGCCTTGAGCATGCGGTAGCGCGCCTCGTACTCGCCGCGCAGCGAGGTGGCGCGGGCGGAGATCCGGGAGAGCGTCGCCCGTGACGCGGCGAGGCGGTCGGCGGTGTAGACGCGCTCCACGTCCTCACGCTGGGCGGTGGTGAGCCAGGGCAGCTCGTCGGTGAAGCGGCCCGCCCGGCGGCGGGCCTCCTCGACCTCGGCATTCCACAGCAGGTAGCCCTGCAGCTGTGCCAGACCGCGGGCGCTGTCCTTGTCGGGGTCCACTCGCTCCTCCTCTCCCCGGGCGGTCGTGCTCACGCCCGCTCGTCCCCCGGGGGCCGGGGCATCTCGATGTCCGGACGGCTGAGGGCTTCGTCGAGCGCGCGGACCGAGGGGTGGTGCAGGTCGAAGGCCGGGGATTCGGAACGGATCCGCGGCAGGGTGTGGAAGTTGTGCCGAGGCGGCGGGCAGGAGGTCGCCCACTCCAGCGAACGGCCGTAGCCCCACGGGTCGTCGACCCCGACGTTCCTGCCGTACTTGGCGGTCTTCCACACGTTGTAGAGAAACGGCAGCGTCGAAAGGCCGAGCAGGAACGAGGAGATCGTCGAGATCGTGTTGAGCGCGGTGAAACCATCGGCGGCGAGGTAGTCCGCGTAACGGCGCGGCATGCCCTCGGCACCGAGCCAGTGCTGCACCAGGAACGTGCCGTGGAAGCCCACGAACAGCGTCCAGAACGTGATCTTGCCGAGCCGCTCGTCCAGCAACTTGCCGGTGAACTTCGGCCACCAGAAGTGGAATCCGGCGAACATCGCGAAGACCACGGTGCCGAAGACGACGTAGTGGAAGTGCGCGACGACGAAGTACGAGTCCGAGACGTGGAAGTCCATCGGGGGCGACGCGAGGATCACACCGGTCAGACCGCCGAAGAGGAAGGTCACCAGGAAGCCGACCGACCAGAGCATCGGTGTCTCGAAGGACAGCGATCCCTTCCACATCGTGCCGATCCAGTTGAAGAACTTCACACCGGTCGGTACCGCGATGAGGAAGGTCATGAACGAGAAGAACGGCAACAGCACACCGCCCGTGACGAACATGTGGTGCGCCCACACGGTCGCGGAGAGACCCGCGATGGCGATCGTCGCGCTGATCAGGCCGATGTAGCCGAAGATCGGCTTCCGGCTGAAGACCGGGATGACCTCACTGACGATGCCGAAGAACGGCAGGGCGATGATATACACCTCCGGGTGGCCGAAGAACCAGAAGAGGTGCTGCCAGAGCAGTGCGCCGCCATTGGCCGCGTCGAAGACGTGCGCGCCGAACTTGCGGTCCGCCTCCAGTACCAGGAGGGCCGCCGCGAGGACCGGGAAGGCCAGCAGGACCAGCACACCGGTCAGCAGGACGTTCCAGACGAAGATCGGCATGCGGAACATCGTCATGCCGGGGGCGCGCATGCAGATGATCGTGGTGATGAAGTTGACCGATCCGAGGATCGTGCCGAAGCCGGAGAAGGCCAGCCCCATGATCCACATGTCGCTGCCGATGCCCGGTGAGCGGACCGCGTCGGTCAGCGGGGAGTAGGCGAACCAGCCGAAGTCCGCCGCCCCGTTCGGGGTGAGGAAGCCGGCCACGACGACGATCGAGCCGAAGAGGTACAGCCAGTAGGCGAACATGTTCAGCCGCGGGAACGCCACGTCGGGCGCGCCGATCTGCAGCGGCATGATCCAGTTCGTGAACCCGGCGAACAGCGGCGTCGCGAACATCAGCAGCATGATCGTGCCGTGGATCGTGAACGCCTGGTTGAACTGCTCGGGCGAGACGATCTGGATCCCGGGACGCGCCAGCTCGGCGCGCATGACCAGGGCCAGCACACCGCCGATCATGAAGAAAGCGAACGAGGTGACGAGATAGAGCGTGCCGATCGTCTTGTGGTCGGTGGTGGTCAGCCATTTGATGACGACGTTTCCCGGTTCCTTGGCGCGGACCGGAAGTTCGTTCGCGTACTCCTCCTCTTCGTCGGCTGCCCCTGTTGTGCCCGTCGTCGTCACTGGGACGCTCCTTCGATTGTCATTCGCGGGTGGACCGAGCACCCGGCAGGGGCGCCGTTCCCACCGGGACCGCCGACAGACCGGTCCCGCGCGCGTCACGCCAGATTCCAGTTGCAGCAAATCAGCCGCGGGGCTGCTATGTGTGGCCCGCCGCCCGCCGTCACGCGACATTCACCCGTCAGGGCGCCCGCGGGCACGGGCTGCGTCTCGGACCGTCGGTCCACCGCGGGCCCGGGAGCTGCGGGCCGAACTCCTTTGCTGTCCGGTGCCGTTGCCGCGTGATCCGGCGAACGCCCCGACCGGGGGCGGGCTCCCCCGGCGATGCTCAGGCCACGCCTTCGGTGCCGGTCCCCGTCCCGGTCCCGGACACGGAACCGCCCCGGTCGGGCATGGTGCCGACCGGGGCGGGAGGGTGGGGCGCCGGGATGCGCCCCTTTCCGCGAGTGTCTCGTCAGGCTTCCGTCAGCCGATGGCCGCGATGGCCTGGACGAACGTCGCCGACGGACGCATGACGGCGGAGGCCTTGGCCGGGTCCGGCTGGTAGTAGCCACCGATGTCGACGGGCGAGCCCTGCACCGCGATCAGCTCGTCGACGATGGTCTGCTCCTGCTCGCCCAGCGTCTTCGCGAGCCCGGCGAACGCCTGCGCGAGCTGTGCGTCGTCGGTCTGCTGCGCCAGCTCCTGGGCCCAGTACAGGGCCAGGTAGAAGTGGCTGCCGCGGTTGTCGATGCCACCCAGCTTGCGGCTCGGCGACTTGTCCTCGTTGAGGAAGGTGCCGGTCGCGCGGTCGAGCGTGTCGGCGAGGATCTGGGCGCGCGCGTTGCCCGTGGTCGTCGCCAGGTGTTCGAAGCTGGCCGCGAGCGCGAAGAACTCGCCCAGGCTGTCCCAGCGCAGGTAGTTCTCCTTGACGAGCTGCTGGACGTGCTTGGGCGCGGAGCCGCCGGCGCCCGTCTCGAACAGGCCGCCGCCGTTCATGAGCGGGACGACGGAGAGCATCTTCGCGCTCGTGCCCAGTTCGAGGATCGGGAACAGGTCGGTCAGGTAGTCACGCAGCACGTTGCCGGTGACGGAGATGGTGTCCTCACCGCGGCGGATGCGCTCCAGCGAGAACGCGGTCGCCTTCTCCGGCGACATGATCTCGATCTGCAGGCCGTCGGTGTCGTGGTCGGCGAGGTACTTCTTGACCTTGGTGATCAGCTGCGCGTCGTGGGCGCGGGCCTCGTCCAGCCAGAACACGGCCGGGACGCCGGTGGCGCGGGCGCGGGTGACGGCGAGCTTGACCCAGTCCTGGATCGGCAGGTCCTTGGCCTGGCACATACGGAAAATGTCGCCGGCGCCGACGGCCTGCTCCAGCACGACGTCGCCGCTGCCGTCGACGACCCGCACCGTGCCGGTGGTGGGGATCTCGAAGGTCTTGTCGTGGCTGCCGTACTCCTCGGCCTTCTGTGCCATCAGGCCGACGTTCGGCACCGAGCCCATGGTCGACGGGTCGAAGGCGCCGTTGGCGCGGCAGTCGTCGATGACGACCTGGTAGACACCCGCGTAGCTGCTGTCCGGCAGGACGGCGAGGGTGTCGGCCTCCTGGCCGTCCGGTCCCCACATGTGGCCGGAGGTGCGGATCATGGCCGGCATAGAGGCGTCGACGA from Streptomyces sp. NBC_01591 includes:
- the rho gene encoding transcription termination factor Rho — its product is MTSTLEHPLHQHELTTESATTAKATGAVGVLDITHQGNGALRARDGRPSPGDVLVPAALIRRHGLRRGDAVEGLCDRPRTLSSVERVNGRSPHALRGRPHFRDLTPLHPRQRLRLETPSGGAAMRLVDLVAPIGKGQRGLVVAPPRTGKTVLLQQVAAAVAANHPKCHLMVVLVDERPEEVTDMRRSVRGEVLASTFDRPAKEHIALAELAVERAKRLVEQGQDVVILLDSLTRLCRAHNNASAAGGRTLSGGVDAAALLGPKQLFGAARLAEEGGSLTILATALVETGSRADDYFFEELKSTGNMELRLDRALADRRTHPAVNIPASGTRREELLVPEGELRVVRGLRRALHARDPRTALETLLDRIRHTPDNAAFLRSVHRTVPEA
- a CDS encoding NAD(P)/FAD-dependent oxidoreductase, translating into MARPRILVVGAGFAGVECVRRLERGLIPGEAEIALVAPFSYQLYLPLLPQVASGVLTPQSVAVSLRRSRKHRTRIIPGGAIGVDPEAKICVIRKITDEIVYEPYDYIVLSAGSVTRTFDIPGLLDNARGMKTLADAAYVRDHVIAQLDLADASHDENERASRLQFVVVGGGYAGTETAACLQRLTSNAVRHYPRLDPKLIKWHLIDIAPKLMPELGDKLGRSALEVLRARGIEVSLGVSIAEAAPAKVTFTDGRVLPCRTLIWTAGVAASPLVSTFDAETVRGRLAVTPEMSLPGFDGVFALGDCAAVPDLSKGDGAVCPPTAQHAMRQGRRLADNLIATLRHQPLKPYVHKDLGLVVDLGGKDAVSKPLGVELHGVPAQAVARGYHWSALRTNVAKARVMTNWILNAVAGDDFVRTGFLSRQPAKLRDFEHTYPYLTPAEVREHTASLHTGT
- the ctaD gene encoding aa3-type cytochrome oxidase subunit I; protein product: MTTTGTTGAADEEEEYANELPVRAKEPGNVVIKWLTTTDHKTIGTLYLVTSFAFFMIGGVLALVMRAELARPGIQIVSPEQFNQAFTIHGTIMLLMFATPLFAGFTNWIMPLQIGAPDVAFPRLNMFAYWLYLFGSIVVVAGFLTPNGAADFGWFAYSPLTDAVRSPGIGSDMWIMGLAFSGFGTILGSVNFITTIICMRAPGMTMFRMPIFVWNVLLTGVLVLLAFPVLAAALLVLEADRKFGAHVFDAANGGALLWQHLFWFFGHPEVYIIALPFFGIVSEVIPVFSRKPIFGYIGLISATIAIAGLSATVWAHHMFVTGGVLLPFFSFMTFLIAVPTGVKFFNWIGTMWKGSLSFETPMLWSVGFLVTFLFGGLTGVILASPPMDFHVSDSYFVVAHFHYVVFGTVVFAMFAGFHFWWPKFTGKLLDERLGKITFWTLFVGFHGTFLVQHWLGAEGMPRRYADYLAADGFTALNTISTISSFLLGLSTLPFLYNVWKTAKYGRNVGVDDPWGYGRSLEWATSCPPPRHNFHTLPRIRSESPAFDLHHPSVRALDEALSRPDIEMPRPPGDERA
- a CDS encoding NADP-dependent isocitrate dehydrogenase, whose translation is MTDSTIIYTHTDEAPALATYSFLPVIQAYASTAGVNVESRDISLAGRIIAGFPERLQEGQRIDDALAELGELAKRPEANIIKLPNISASIPQLKAAIAELQAQGYALPDYPDDPQTDEDKDVRARYDKVKGSAVNPVLREGNSDRRAPASVKNYAKAHPHRMGKWSADSKTNVATMGVDDFRSTEKSTVIAEAGSLRIELAGDDGSTTVLRESVPVLAGEVVDTAVMRVAALREFFTAQVARAKAEGVLFSVHLKATMMKVSDPIIFGHVVRAFFPNTFAKYGEVLVAAGLSPNDGLGAILNGLDSVPHVGAEIKASFEAELAEGPALAMVDSDKGITNLHVPSDVIVDASMPAMIRTSGHMWGPDGQEADTLAVLPDSSYAGVYQVVIDDCRANGAFDPSTMGSVPNVGLMAQKAEEYGSHDKTFEIPTTGTVRVVDGSGDVVLEQAVGAGDIFRMCQAKDLPIQDWVKLAVTRARATGVPAVFWLDEARAHDAQLITKVKKYLADHDTDGLQIEIMSPEKATAFSLERIRRGEDTISVTGNVLRDYLTDLFPILELGTSAKMLSVVPLMNGGGLFETGAGGSAPKHVQQLVKENYLRWDSLGEFFALAASFEHLATTTGNARAQILADTLDRATGTFLNEDKSPSRKLGGIDNRGSHFYLALYWAQELAQQTDDAQLAQAFAGLAKTLGEQEQTIVDELIAVQGSPVDIGGYYQPDPAKASAVMRPSATFVQAIAAIG